From Ictidomys tridecemlineatus isolate mIctTri1 chromosome 2, mIctTri1.hap1, whole genome shotgun sequence, the proteins below share one genomic window:
- the C2H22orf39 gene encoding synaptic plasticity regulator PANTS → MAEGNNWMPPRPCEAYQAEWKLCRSAWNFLHHYYVHGELPTCDQWLRDLTSCRDWEERHSTEAQRSLCESERARVQAAQKNTLVWALRQSPPADWHLPLLQEKNE, encoded by the exons ATGGCCGAAGGCAACAACTGGATG CCTCCGCGACCCTGTGAGGCCTACCAAGCTGAGTGGAAGCTCTGTCGCAGCGCCTGGAACTTCCTGCATCACTACTATGTCCACGGGGAGCTCCCGACCTGCGACCAGTGGCTGCGCGACCTGACCAGTTGTCGCGACTGGGAGGAACGCCATAGCACCGAGGCCCAG CGATCCCTCTGTGAGAGTGAGCGGGCACGTGTCCAGGCTGCACAGAAGAACACCCTGGTGTGGGCCCTGAGGCAGAGCCCTCCTGCTGACTGGCACCTTCCTCTGCTGCAGGAAAAAAATGAGTGA
- the Mrpl40 gene encoding large ribosomal subunit protein mL40 isoform X1 — MRAEPLRKKKKVDPKKDQAAKDRLKKRIRKLEKASQELIPIEDFITPVRFLDKSRQRPQVELPFEESERRALLLKRWSLYKQQEHQMERDAIRAMLEAQQEALQELKLESLELYTEAIKRNLSLFPFEREGPNYTPPISNYQPPEGRYNDITKIYTQVEFKR; from the exons AGCAGAACCTCTGCGAAAGAAGAAGAAGGTAGATCCCAAAAAAGATCAAGCAGCAAAGGACCGTTTGAAAAAGAGGATCCGAAAACTGGAAAAGGCTAGCCAAGAGTTAATTCCTATTGAAGATTTTATTACCCCTGTGAGGTTCTTGGATAAATCAAG ACAACGGCCTCAGGTGGAGCTTCCCTTTGAGGAAAGTGAGCGGAGAGCTCTGCTTCTGAAGAGGTGGTCCCTATACAAGCAGCAAGAGCATCAGATGGAGAGGGATGCCATCAGAGCTATGCTAGAGGCCCAGCAAGAAGCTCTACAGGAATTGAAACTTGAGTCCCTAGAGCTCTACACTGAGGCCATCAAGCGAAACCTCAGCCTGTTCCCCTTTGAGAGGGAAGGGCCGAATTACACACCACCAATCTCTAACTACCAGCCCCCTGAAGGCAGGTACAATGACATCACCAAGATATACACACAGGTAGAATTCAAGAGATAA